From Malus sylvestris chromosome 1, drMalSylv7.2, whole genome shotgun sequence:
GTGTCTGAGTCCCAGGCGCTTGAACAGTCAAGGGATCATTACTACAGAAATAGGCACAAATATTTAAGCATTACATCGGCAGTGCAAGCAACGTGAAAACTCCACTGGTTGTGAGCCTCTGATAGGTGTAGAGGACCAAAGTAATGTTCAGTAGCACTTACCGGATAGCTTGGGCGATGAAATTACTGACAACACGACCATCATCAATATTCATGCGAGGCCCATAAGTGTTGAAGATCCTAGCAATCCTTATCTCTGTGAAGGACCGTTATTTAGCAAgagaacaaagaaaaacaagttgAAGCAATACATCAAACAAAAAGGAAGCATCAAAGGAATAGAAAAAGGAAAGGAGAGCGGACCTATGCCATGCTGCCTGTGATAATCAAACATCAAGGTTTCAGCAACTCGCTTTCCCTCGTCATAGCAACTCCTAACTCCTGTTATATGTTTACAAACACAAGCAATTAATATGCGCCACGACTCTCGAGTTAGTCCAATTGAATGTTTCCATTACAGAAATCGTTTAAAATAGTTGTAAAGAGGGCAATGAGAAAACATAGATCACAATATGTCTCCGGATAAAGAAGATTACAATTGATGAGACAAAACTCTAATAGACAAAGGCATACCGATGGGATTCACATTTCCCCAGTAGCTCTCAGTCTGAGGGTGGATAAGAGGATCTCCGTACACCTCGGAAGTAGATGTAAGCAAAATCCTGAATCAATTTCATAacatgagaaaagaaaaagacattGGAAGATGGATAAATCAAAGAAGACATAATGACAGTCTCAACCTTGCTCCGACTCGCTTGGCAAGTCCCAGCATGTTCAATGTACCGATCACATTTGTCTTTATTGTCTGTTACAGAAGAAGGTATTTCGCCACTGTAATCTTAGTTCCCGCTAACACTATCTTCGATTCTTCACTTTTTCTCAAATACACATGAAACACTGTTAGACATACCTTTACAGGATTGTGCTTGTAGAAGATTGGAGAAGCAGGACAGGCAAGATGGTATATTTGATCAACCTCAATTAGCAGAGGCTCTGTGACATCTGcacgaaagaaaagaaaaaaatattaccAATTAAACAAAGTAAAGATAATTACGAAATCTAAACTTGTTTATACGTCTACAATAGGACATTGTTTAAGCATAATGAGTTACAAAAGTACTAAATTATGCcaatatgaagaaaaatattttttttaaatacagaAAAAAACACAAAGATAAGAAACAAAACACCAGTACttatcaaatggattgcatgtgCTGGGCTAATTTAGTGTTTGTTCGTTCTTGACAAAACGAGACATGCGGCACTGTGATTCTTTAACACTATAATGCAGACACACACGCACGCGCGCACACACAAGAAGCTTCATTTTGTTTCTCATACTGAATACACAGATTAAAAGACATACCATGACGAATGAGTTCAAATCTTGGATGACCGATCCATTTCTTCAGGTTGTCCTTGGAGCCAGTGAAGTAATTATCCGCAACAATcacctaaaaacaaaacaccaTAATTAATCATATCATATCAAATATGTTGGAACAACATAAACACTCCGACTGTTTCCAACGTAAATTCCAACTCTTTTTATAGACAATAGAATCCCACCTCATTCTTTTCGTTTTCCATCAATTTGTCCACTAGGTGAGAGCCGATAAATCCGGCTCCTCCAGTAACCAAAATTCTCATATTGGCCTGCCATCAGATGAATCAAATCTTGAATATACGAACATTGTCACGAAAAACACCACTAATCGTGGTAGATCAGTAACTCTACAGAAAAAAACAGTCGAAAACAACAACGAAACCAAACGGGTAGATATGCTACCTGGAAAAACTTGGCATTTCTCAAAGGAGAGGGGCTTGGAGGTGGCTTTGGAGTACTTTGCTTATCCCCATTTGTAGCCATCTGTTAAAACTTCTGCACCACAAACAATTAAAACTTCCACATTTCAGATCAAATTCACAACACACCAACATATTCAGATTCGAAAACGAAATCGAAACTTGACAGGCAAAATTTAACATCCAAAAACcataattcaaaagaaaaattcacaaACTTAACAACAAATCAAGCTCAGATCACCTGGATTCTGAGAGCAAAAATTCCCAATTCTTCAAGCTGTTAATATTAAGTGAAAGTGCGGTTTGAGATAATGTGAGATAGCATTTATATACAGAATGCAATGGtgtgaaaattaattaaaaacaaacaaacaaataaacaaatatttagaattaatcaccaaaaaaggaaaattattttaatttagcACCAAACTCTACCaactggagagagagagagagagagagatgagaggatGCTTCAAAAACAATCAAAGTAGGTAGTCATCGAAAGCATTCTCCAAAACTAGAACCCCACAACTATTATTCCCAGATCTGCAAAATCCAAATCTCACACAAACCCAACAAATATTTTCACCCCAACAAATCAAAAAATACCCAAAAACAATAAATGGGTGGTAAAAATCGATGTAAAATACctcagaaaaatagaaaaagactGGAGCTTTTCTCTTTGTCAGTGAAGCGGAAGGAACCTCAAAggtgtgaaattttttgtttttgatgttTATTATTTCCTAGACTGCATCGAAGATGAAGACATACATTGTGatttgttgtgtttgtgttcGAGTGGTCGCCGAAATTCGCGGTTTTTCGGAAGATTTTTGGAAATTGCAGAAATCACTGCATGCCACGTCACCGGGAAGTAGGATGCTTTCCatggataaattttttattggaTAGGAAACCAAGTAGTACTtcagttttaataaaaataatagaaaatttttattttttaagttattaactttttagcatatatatctcatcatttatataatgacatatgaTGTATCATTCAGTGTATCGAtcatactaaaaaatctctcatttccATGTTTCCTACTCTGCCCTCACCTCTTTACATTCGGTTCAGGTGTGACGAGACACATGATACAGGCGGGAGGAACCAATGATTAACTACCATGTCACGAAATTCAACGACTCTGATTTTGTCCATCAATATAAATcgaatattattttttttagaaaaacctTGAGCTTTTCTTTTTGTACCAAAGGCTTATTCTACTAATCTGAAATAGACTTTTTGGTCTAAAGTACTTTAAGGTTTTTGGTTTTGTCACTAGATTTTTACTCGAtgattacttttatttttttttcttttaaaagaaTACTAGCTAGTGGCTTCGACGTGTTACCATCGGTTGCGAGAAAACTCACATAAACCTTTCATTATCTTTATGATCATCATCGTATGATTCATCAGCCAACTCTTAATAGACTTGGAAAGTTTTGTCGATACGCTACTCCTAACCAAGTCAAGCTAATCTTTTACCCAATCGAAccatgaatgaaaaaaaaaaaaaaacataagattGTAAATTGATattcaaaaagaaattgcaCACCCCTATTTTTACTgatttttattactttttattggcttattatttttgtaaattgtTAATTTAAGATTGGGAGGGGTTATCATAGTGTCCGTGGTGTGTGAAACATGTGATTCCTGCTCTGTTTGATGAGGTAGATAGAAGTACAATGAGAGTAAGAATTTAATATGCCACGTCGGATAGAGATAAAACTGCAAGGGTTAAAGTGACGTACAGGAAAAGTCCCTGGGTGTTCGGAAGAATAATTCTCTTTTTCTTCGATTCTTTCTCATTCTTTTTTATATTCATTAAATAATTACGATTAAATCacgttaattttttatattaatttttatacaaagacaataagataaaaagaagagtgaaatgaaagagagaaggagatgcgaaaagaaaatgaaagaatcCTACTCCTCAAAAAAGTAATCCTCTGTGTCAGATTCAACGCTTGATTAGCTTGCAATCGTTCTTCATCGGACGACCAaaacaattgatcaaaaatAAAAGACGACCAAAACTAGTTTTCTACCAAATACATTTGTTTTGCAGAAACAGACAACCTAGTGGCTGTAGTTTAGTGGTAAGAATTCCACGTTGTGGCCGTGGAGACCTGGGCTCGAATCCCAGCAGCCACACTctagttttaagtttttattttaccAATATTTATGGTTTCTCAAAAGGAGTAaaattctctcttctttttttcccttcctttttCTCTCATCCTCTTTGaacgatcacggttaagccacgttaatatcttatattaattttatatcgAAAAATAAGACAAAATAGATAATgtgagaggaggagagagaatcctAGTCATTCTTGAAAACCATATGAGAGAAGGGTATTTCTATTCACACACACGTTTTTTATCTCTTTCacacttttgttaatttttactcattgatctttttcaatttagTTGATCCGACAAACGAGAATTAagaagggaattttaacgaaaagcacccggtactgttcactttaacgaaaaaccacatttttacactaaaaagtcaatcatggtactattcactttaccctttatcttatccttatcattaaaactcaaagttttcaagcccttttcattagttttcctaattaagaatggtgtgtgaaaagtaaaaatccaTCAAGATGTCAAACGGTAACAGACATGAAAAAGAAGTTTAAGCTAACATGGTCGTTAAATTTTTCTAGGTACCCGGTACACCAAACAGCTGGTGTTCCCTACAAATGAACACCTGACACTTGGCCTGGGTTCCATCTTTTTGACACGTTGCCATTTGAGTTATCATCTTCCCATTTAATTCGTAAATTTTCtggaaaataaattcaaataaaaacaaaaaaaaagttaattaaaaaaattgaacccaTATTTTCTCTTGGAGTCTTCGACTTCCGGCCCTACCCCAACCTATCTCTGCCTTCCCATCAATCCTTTCTCTTTCTAtctccttctccctcccttACATCGGAGAATGACACTATAAACTGGTATCGACCACCCATGGGCTTTGATCGGAGTCAACGATAGTAGATTTGAAAGTTGGAGTTGTCATCGATCATCCTTGAGCTCCATGACGAGGTATgaatggaagaagagaaagggaAGAGTACGAGGGAGGGAATTAATGGGGTGTCACCGGTGAAATTATCACTATCGATGGAGGTGGGTCGTTGTCGAAAGTTCATGGTGGTGCATAGTGGGTGGTTGCTGTGAGTTATTGGCAGGGATGAATGATATTTCCGAGTTTCTGATTCACTTTTGGGCATTGTGATCGACAAATTGggtttagtttttgtttaattgatttTCTTAAAAACTAAATCAGACAGATTCTTTAATGGGAAACGTGGCATCTTCCGATTGGATGGGTACACCGACTGTTCATGGTGATGTGGGTTCTTGTCACCCCAAAAAGTTTCTCGACATGGACAAAGAGATGTTAAATTTGAAGTTgccttcaaatttgatttttgcTATTTTCAAATACATTCCACTTACCTTACCTTAAATGTTAGTATATgtaagtattattttattatttttaaaccaacaccaactcaattattattatttttgtttaaaaaaacataaatgaagCAATAAATCGTGGCATACCGAGTGAAAGAAAAATATTGACAATATGTCAAATTACCAAGTCAgccatcaaatttaaatttaatgttTTGATTTTCACGTCTCTTTTGGAGATACTCTTATGTCAAGGAgaacttattttcttttcattaattaaaacatttcatatAATTATGAAAGTTTCAATATAGTTCCTTATCAATGCcattaatcaaaataaatccttctaGACAATAACTCACAAATGAATCTTTCAAGGGATTATGCAAGTTTCCGTACCTGATACCTATCGAATTAATTTCAGTACAAAAGAAGGTGGCTTCAATTGTATCTAAcatgggtgaaaaaaaaaattgtatctAACATTCAGTAATACATGTTTACTGtttgatttcattttcataACTTTTTGGATCTTTGttactaatatttttctttcttttaaaaggaTGATAACTGGTGGCAAACCACGATCATCCATTACTATCAAGCAGAAAGGCTAAGGAGAATTTCATCATGTCTCTGACCACAATCAAGCCGACTCACTAGTTCAGAGCATCGAACTTGAAACCTCTcacattatttttgtttattggagAATAGCAGAGTGCGCCATTACCACTAGACCACTTATAGTGGTTTTTGTTATTAATATTACATACAACTTAATACTAGGCATTGACGAAGAACAGTTACAAAATTTAACCATAAACAACATTCAAACttcaataaaagaaagaaaaccgtAGAAACATTTTTCAACGGCCTACATTGTAGAAAATTGACTTATTTTGCTGTTTCGGGTCGGAACGAAATGGCGAATAAAAGGCGGTTCTTCTTGCTCCACTTCACTATCGTTTCTTTTCGTTTTGACATTGATCACCTCCTCGCTGCTGCTTCTGGCGTTTTCGCATTCGATCTTCGCCGTTGAAGGTACCGTCTATCTTTCTCTCCAATGCAGATCATAGATGTAACGTTTCTGACGGTTTCCGCTTTTTGGATCGTAATTATTTTCGAGCATGTATTCTGCAATCGCGATTTGTCTGTGTTTGTCGGTGTAAAAACCCTAGACGTTTGGTGTTCCtttttggggcttttagatCTAGGTCCCAAAATACATATGGTTTTTAGGAGTGAGTTAAGTTAtctaattacatgtttttatttattttatactcattttatattttttttaaatattaaaaatcaattaaaatcttctaatattatgcatttttcaactccaaaaaatctaattaatatcttataaaaaaaaactaatatactaacataaattatCTACAAAACGTTCTACCTTAAttcaagtaacaaatatatgaatgtatattacACTTGTAAGCGAGATATGAAACCTAATTAAAAGGTAgggaaaaaacataatatacctacaagtAAGATACATTAATCTGTGACAcgttgattataaaaaagaatCTGTCAtatagatacataaaattaattaacttgtgatataggttgattataaaaattaaaaataaaatctataaatgggGTTTAAAGCAGGAGGtagaacaagaaataacaaaaataaataaataaaaataaataatcaaagagataattaagaagaaatttgatttttataataaatctcatcattgaatagataattattggtaataaaataattaaatttaaagaatttgacttatttttataaattggactattcatactattggttaaaaaaattgaacttatatcaagtttttccttttttttttaatcccatCTTTTTCTGCTTGAGAATTGTATTTGTAGAAAAACCGTTTGCTTTGAGCTGAATAAATACGTGATGATCGCATAGCGGAGCGGATATTGCATTAGACTCACGATCTAAAGGTCGTGGGTTCGAATCCCACTGCGATAGTTCACCCCTTATGCATTTCCcaatttctgtttttttttcccttctctgTGAAGGGTTTTGGATACTGGGTAGAAAAATTGGACAAAGACATTGCTAATTACTGCTGACAAGTGACATAACTCTCTGTGATTCGTATACTTTCGAGGATCGGAGATTACGGTAGTGCCTATATTTTAAGGAAATGGAAGATAAAATGTTTGATATGAGATTCTAGTTGCCAGTGCCACCAAATTATTCTGGATATGGATAATGTCACATTGAAAATATGCTTTAGCTCCATCAACAACGATGCCACAGCAGTAAGGTATCCGGAGACAGCGGTACTCTGGACGTGTTGATGCTCGTTAAAGAGAAAAGATCGCGTGAATGTCAACCGAGGATGGGCGGGGTTTCGTGGATCTTACGTGCCATTTCTAAGCTGGACACGGAGGGGTTTTGTGGTCGGGATCAGTTACGACTGTAGGAATCCACTCTGCATGGAATTATTCAAACGTGTAACATACAGAAGGATAATACAGGAGAGGATATGATTGGATTTATTCTCGAAAAAGAAACCCGATAGAGGAATGTATTCCCGGTGATCGAAGATGCTTCTGCTCGTCGTGGTCTGAGGTTTCTGCGAAGCAAAGTCCCTTTCGTACCCTATCAAGTTTTGTGTAGAGAGATATGCAATCAGTTCTCGGACCTCATTTGGTTTGTATATCTTTGTGTAAATGGGCGTTAGTAGATTCATATGAATCGTATCCATAGTCCATACACACACGGTTAACACGTTCCTAACCTTTTGTTTGTAGTTCTGGCGGTGTACATGTCACCAAAGCATCGGAGTTTATGTTTTTCCGGTTGACTACTGTATTTTTGGCGGTCATGATTTGTTGTGGAATTCGTGGAAATTCTCTGTTTGTTACAGCGCTATTAGACGGCGTTTGCGTGCAATATCTGTAGATTATTGGTGTATTTGTGTGCAATAGATTGTGCTGTAAAGCGTGAAAATGTGCATTGAAGGAATAATACGACACTTTGTGGTGTGAGAGACTAATTCATTCGATTCTATTTGTTTTCCGACAGATGATTGACGATGAAGGCCTGGAGATTTATGCCAACTTACTTGGCATGTTCATATTTTTTCTACTCATTGTTTATCATTACGTGACGGCCAACCCGAACTACGAGGGCCACTGAAAACCTGAGTTGTGTGTGTTTATGGAGAGACCATATGGCACCCCCAGAAGAAAACATAGATGATACAATGTAGCATTTCAATTTTGTTACATTTTGGTGCCTGGAATGGTTGAGTTCAAGTGAGTTTTGTAGAGTCTACCTCTCGTGGTAGGACTTTTAAGACACAATATGTTAAATTGTTGactaattttaattgatttagtCCAGACCGGGCCATCAAACATGCATGTGGTTAGCCCGACGTAGTATTTGCACGTTGTAAGTTGTTCATGCAAAGAACATTAAGAACTTGTGTAGCGAAATACATCAATGACTCATAATCACCCAAACAAAGATTCTTGTGCAGCGAAATTCGTGTCATGCCACTCGATGCCCTTTTGTGTGTGCTACGAGAGCTTCTTTTACTCCAGCATTTCTGCACTAAGACGTTCACAACTATTGGTTGGCCATAAAAATTAGTCTTTTGACGATGTTTTGTAGAAATTCGTAAAACCGATCAAATATTTTGATAAGTTCCAACATAACTTGTAACTATAGCTTTGCACATTGAAAGAATGCTAAGCAGAAATTAAGTAGTAGTTAGCAAAGCATAAAGAATTCATGATTCTCCTATACACAATACGTCGTCGTCACgcaaacaaacacacacacacaatgaaAAATAAGCTACATCCGAAGGGCCCACACCTCTTATCTCCATCACATCATCAGTCAATCCCGTCTGAAAATCAGAGTACGGCCGCACAGTAAAACCTCAGCACCTCCACCTACCAAATATTCCCTCCGTttcttctctctgtctctgtctctgtctaaAGATGAAAACGAGATCCCTTGATGATGAAGCAGGCGATCCGAAAGCCCGAGAGGAGAGATGAGAAGCCCAGGAACAGGAACCCCACAAAGCCCAAAGCGATTGCGATGTCCACCTGTATGCAGAACGCGTTCCACGCCTTACACGTGTCCATCCCTTTTAAAACCCTCGCCAACGCCGTTCCCGCCGAGTCTGCAGACAGCAACAGGTACGCGAACGCCTACACGATCGCGCCTCTCTCGTTAAtcctttttctttaatttacactaattaattaattttaagcTTAACCGtatttttaaaagttaattaaaatagttagagagagagagggggggaagAGTGAGAAAATGGAGGACCTGGTCGTGGCCGAAGTCGAACCAGAGCTGGACGACCTCGGCGAAGAGAGTGGATTCTCTGGAAATTTCCCAGACGGAAGCCACCATTTCGAAGAGAGAGTAGAGCGCCACTATTGCATTCGCTCCCACTACGAATCTGTTCTTTCCAATTTGACCCAATCAGTTTCTCTGGTGGAAAATATCTGGCTGTTTGGTTACTCAGAAAGTGCAGGAAAATCGAACCAAAAACAAATTCCaattgtttgcttgttttttattttttggtcaaacaattgtttccttgatttagAGGACGAATTAAAGTTAAAAGTTTCAACTTTGAAGGAAATTTCGAAAATTAAGCCGAATAGCgccataattttaaaaaaaattcaaacttttttcGTAATTTCGAACTCCACTGCATTTTCTCAGCGACCAAACAAACAGAGCGAAATTTAGGAAGAAAATTGGAGGTAAGAGTGAAATTGGTACCTGAAGGCGTCGAAGTGGTACCAGCGGGGGGAGTTGGCGGCGGCACGAGAGGTGGAGAGCATGAAGACGAAGGAAGCGAGGGAGGAGCTGAAGGAGGCGAATCGGAAGACGAGGATGAGGTAGTTGAAGCGCCTCAGCTTCCGGAGCGAGACGGTGGAGTGGAAGGGATTGTCGCCGCCGTTGCGGTGAGGCTGAGGAGAGCGCATGGCGGCTGTGTTGGGGTTGATTTGCCGGGTTGCTGGTGCTGCTGGAGGAGGAGAGTGGGAGGTTTTTGAGAGGGCGAAATCATGAGGGGAAGAAGTTGGTGGTGGTGAGGAGAGGAGTCACGGGTGGAGAAAGGCTATGAGTGAAAAGAGAGGATAAAAAATGAGTGGGAAagtttgtgagagagagagagagagagaaagctaagAAAAGCTAAAAAGGAtgtgtttgagagagagagagagagagagagagaggagcagGGAGACATGAGAGACAGGAAgcagaaggaggaaggagggagGCAGGAAGAGTGTGTGGGTGGGGTAGTGGTGTAATGTGGGGGGCTTTCAagctttgcttttactttccctCTATTCTTTGTTTCctcttttctctcctttttggTTTTACTTTTCTTCATAACTATCCTTTTGGTTTTGGGGTCTCCATCCATACTTAATAATATAGATACTTTGTTACGGGAATGTCTCGTGTCAGTAAAATAAAGAtatgtgagttttttttttatacacgtctttatttatttaaaatgagATACATCATGCTGTGTAACAGGGTACATATAGAGTAGGATTTACCTACTATCCTCATAAATCGTTGTGTTTAGTATCTAAAGTCAATTACACAAGGCTTGTTTGAGGTTGTTTTTGTAAGAAACATTTTTACTCAAGGCACTTAGAAAAACATTCGAATTTGTTTATTCAAGAAGCACTTGGAAAATGTAGTCAGAAAGTAGTTTTTGAATGTCAGAAACTCATTTAACCATGCAAAAAGATTAGAATGGATGACAATGCGTAATTAAATTGAGATCATATCACAACCTATCGCCTCTAaaggagatttttttttttcatcgcGAGATATGAGTCGTTAGTcgatttttacattaattcagAGAATATAATCTTCCCAGCCTGCTGCAACCAATATTTTTACAGTTTCACGTACAAATATTTTCAAATCAAACCAATTCCAATCCTTCCTTCATCATTGTGGCATGCAATTGCAACCAGAAAACCTAAAGACATCCATGGAAATCCCGTGACCATCTTTAAATTCGAGACAGACACCATTTTtcacatgattttttttctttctccataCCATCTATCAtctagaggtcgcacttggtgcgatggcaagtgccttcgcccataagcggtaggtctcgggttcgagacttgggagcagcctctccataaatgggggtaaggctagccgacattcacctctcccagaccctgcgtaaagcgggagccttgtgcactgggtacgatctTTATACCAtctatcatctgtcaccaccaCTCAGGTGTCGTCTCTCACATTCTTCCCCTtgtcaagaaatatgtgattcCATATCTCTCAGGCTGCATGGTTATCATGAAGGAGGGTTCTCTCCCCTTCTAATCTCTCTCCCTTTTTCACCCCTTTTACTTGAACGGTtatggttaagtcacgtcaatatcttatattaatttttttttatagagacaataagacaaaaaataaagtgTGAGAAGAAAGGAGGGAAGAATATGAGAATAGAAgcggagagaatcctactccgaTTATTTTGCGAGTAATTGTTCGTTCGCTTTTAGATACAAGCATGGGAATGACATGGTATTATAAGTGACAGACTGGCAAACCTTCTTGCCACATCAATTAAGATTTTGTCTTACTTTGTTTATATAGGTCACTGAAAAGAAAGATATAAGGCCATCTACAGCTAAGGGCATagactttaaaaaaaaagggcgaACCTAAGCCAACATGGCTCACTGCTTTGCGAGGGTTAGGGGCAACGTCAATCGTATGCAGCCATACTTTTGTTATGCATAGAAACTATGTTCCACAACTTGAACCCGTAACTTTTTAGTCACAAAGAAGAAACTTTTTCATTGCACCTCCCTGCTTTGCCAAGGCTATTTCTGTTGCGCCAAGGGCTATAGACTACTTTTAGCTAAAATTTGCGAAATATCCATCTCTAGTCAAAGATCACAATGAATCTGCTAAAAAGAATCGAATTTAGCCAAAGATTGGCCCTTGGCAGGCCCTTACATGTGCATCACAAGTTAAGATATAAAGATTTGGTCCTGCATCGTTGGAGATGAAAAAGTTTAACCTTAAGAATTATGTAGAACTTAATTTTTGAAGAGCTAAAATGTAACCGAGAAATATATTTAGCCTTCATAATTGAAGATGGCCTAAGAAAAACGGAAGAGGCATGAAACTCTTACTCGTCATGACTTGTTGAGTATAgcatttgttcaaattcgatTGTTATTTCTCAACAACTTCATATGTTTTTATCTATTTTTGTGTCAACACATCAACAACTGCTTTTGATTTTAACAGTCTTCAAATATTTGTCAATGCTCATCATTTCCAATGGTCCACATTCAGGTAAAGTTTTCAAAGACGTATCGGCTGAGAGATCCATCCCTGATGGCAATATCACAATACGACATGTAAGTTTCTCTTCACATGACATATAATTGACACGGAACGTCACAATGAGTACTTGTATCATGAAAGTTGGTCGGTGGGGATTCCAAAACTCACATTGAAAACCGTTCACTTGTTCATTCAATCTCAATCATGATTTCATATTGGCTTTCCAAACAAAGTTACTTTTTTTTCCTACCGGAAAATATGTAAATGTAACAAACAGTTTGAGActtccaaaacaaaaacaaaaagactaAATTGCTAATTTGCCCTTGAACGATCACTTGACtttcaatttcccccctgaactttttaattagaaaattaaggatttaaacttttttttttggccgatttccccTCTACCGttaatttttcatatatttcatccaaattaacgttaactcgTATCATATGTACACCACGTGACTCTCCT
This genomic window contains:
- the LOC126621414 gene encoding UDP-glucuronic acid decarboxylase 5-like, which encodes MATNGDKQSTPKPPPSPSPLRNAKFFQANMRILVTGGAGFIGSHLVDKLMENEKNEVIVADNYFTGSKDNLKKWIGHPRFELIRHDVTEPLLIEVDQIYHLACPASPIFYKHNPVKTIKTNVIGTLNMLGLAKRVGARILLTSTSEVYGDPLIHPQTESYWGNVNPIGVRSCYDEGKRVAETLMFDYHRQHGIEIRIARIFNTYGPRMNIDDGRVVSNFIAQAIRNDPLTVQAPGTQTRSFCYVSDMVDGLIRLMQGDNTGPINIGNPGEFTMLELAENVKELINPKVEIIMVENTPDDPRQRKPDISKAKELLGWEPKVKLRDGLPLMEDDFRARLGVLKS
- the LOC126632610 gene encoding CASP-like protein 4C2, with protein sequence MRSPQPHRNGGDNPFHSTVSLRKLRRFNYLILVFRFASFSSSLASFVFMLSTSRAAANSPRWYHFDAFRFVVGANAIVALYSLFEMVASVWEISRESTLFAEVVQLWFDFGHDQAFAYLLLSADSAGTALARVLKGMDTCKAWNAFCIQVDIAIALGFVGFLFLGFSSLLSGFRIACFIIKGSRFHL